The genomic interval tttcctcattttatttttattaatattatatcttataatgaaattatttatttttttaagtagtaaatatttattttttttttagagtaCATTATGTAAGTTTATAGGAGTGTACAAgcttatgaaaaaattagattTAAAGAGTGGTAGATTGCTAGAAGAATGTAGTCAATATAAGGACTTAAGTACTGCAAACTTAAAAGAAATGATACATGAAAACAATGAGAacgaagaaaaaattataacaaactATGATAAATGGGACAAAAGAACAAGTAAAAAATCAAGTAAAAGTTCGTTATATAAGGAGGAATTtaataaacaatatataagacaaagaatattaaaatatagagGAAAATACTTAACTCTATTTGAAAGAAAGTTATTCAAACATCTAGATTATAtagattttattaaaaaaaacccGTCAATTAGTAATAATTCTTGTAGAAAGATATTACTTAAGGAGTATggattactattttttttacctgcTATATTCCTCTCCTGGGGTTTAATGACAC from Plasmodium brasilianum strain Bolivian I chromosome Unknown PB_00_13, whole genome shotgun sequence carries:
- a CDS encoding uncharacterized protein (Plasmodium exported protein): MEQKNKSFSIIKTSIFIVLSWICYFYSDLSTLCKFIGVYKLMKKLDLKSGRLLEECSQYKDLSTANLKEMIHENNENEEKIITNYDKWDKRTSKKSSKSSLYKEEFNKQYIRQRILKYRGKYLTLFERKLFKHLDYIDFIKKNPSISNNSCRKILLKEYGLLFFLPAIFLSWGLMTHIEYYLNLISEVTNDHEILFSVIISTFFTIFALGVIYILVKIRKHRKIMKRKR